A stretch of DNA from Odontesthes bonariensis isolate fOdoBon6 chromosome 2, fOdoBon6.hap1, whole genome shotgun sequence:
GTTTTCTTACCAGTGGTTGTGGATCCACAGTACGCTGAggtaaaatgaaaaagagagtaaatgtttttgttttgcaccTGTTCTCACTTGTATTTCACACCAGCTGTCTACTGTGCAACTGTAACAAACTAATATTATCACACCATACTGTATCTGTGTGAGCATTTCCAATGAAAAACCAGCTAATGCTGTTGATTTGGCACTTACAGTAGTAGTCATGACAACAGTTGCCATAGTATTGACAGGAGCTTGAGCAGGAGCAGCTTCCCAGGTGGTTACCACAGTTGTATCGGCATGAACGACTAGCTGTGACACAAGAGAGTTATTAATCATTAATCAATATCATGTTTCTTCTGTCATTCACATCATGTAGAGATGTTTCCTTACCAGTGGTGGGACTTTTAGTTGTTGATCCACAGTACGCTGAgggaaaatgaaaaagagagtaaatgtttttgttttgcaccTGTTCTCACTGGTATTTCACACCAGCTGTTAACTGAGCAAGTATGAAGACAAGAAATTAATGATATCACTGCTTGTCTATATGAGTACTGCTAATGCAAAATCTTTTGAGGGTGTTGAGTATGTACTCACAGTAGTAGTCATGACAACAGTTGCCATTGTATTGACAAGAGCTTGAGCAGGAGCAGCTTCCCAGATGGTAACCACAGTTGTATCGACATGAGGGCTGAGCTAAGAGACAGAGGTTAATGCTGAGATTGCAAAAGAGGCTGAGCATTAAAAATTGAAACAATTCAAGATAAATCAGCTCCAAtctgagagtttttttttttttcatacctgTGGAATCTGGGACCGGAGTAGATGATGAACAGTAAGCTATTTGACAAAAAGAGAAGGATAAAGTCAGATAATTAAGGAGAACAGAGGCTATTATATCCATCTGAAACATAATAATAGTAAAAGCATACAACATCATAAAGtgaaaatattcaaataatGTGGAAGTCCCTCAAATATTTTCTAAGTTAGAATTCTGAATGAATGCCCTTAGTAACTTTCTTTCACTGCTTACCTTCATAGTCTGGGCAACAGTCCCCTCTGTATGTACAGTCTGAGGTGCAAGAGCAGGCCCCAGCCCGATAGCCACAGTTGTTTGTGCAAGAGCCTCTATCTACAGAGAGAACGAACAAGAATCCCCATTGTTAATGTCTCAGGCCAAAAGGTCCCTAAAAGTGCCACCTGTCATTGTAAACAATGATCATCATCAGAATAACCTACCCACTATTCTGTAATGAGCACGGAATCCTGAGTAGGTTACACTGCTATCACTGCTGAAGCGCACAGTTAAGTAAGAACCAGTGGAGTAGAAGGTTCTGTTCCTTGATTCACAGTATCTCCCCAGAAGGTTGGAGCTACTCGAGCTGTCATAGACGTGAATGTCATCGTAATTACACTCAATTCTGtgatagacaaaaaaaaacaaaaagcagcttTGAGTGTTCAATACCAGACTATGCAGAAAACATAGTTAGCGATCAAACACATCCTACACAAGCAGTGCATTAACTTACTGTGCATTAGAGAACTCTAATCGAATAAATCGCCGGCCTGGTCTAATGTACCATACACAGTATGCATTATTTGGGTAGTTGTTTGGATAGTTGGGGCTGTAGAAAGTGTCACTGCTGCCGTACAGGTACCCACCACAGGGTGCAcctgaagaaaaacagaaaaagttaAAAGCAACAGTATCTCAACCACCTACCACAAAGAGGGTAAAAAAGCAACATAAACAAGAAGATTACACTACAGTAACATTTCTGATTTTAGTGCTTATGTTTATACCTGAAGAATATGGTGTTTCTGATTCCATAGCCGTAGATGTCTGACCTGAAAAAGTTAAAAGCAATAGTATCTAAACCATCTACCACAAAGAGGGTAAAAAAGCAACATAAACAAGAAGATTACACTACAGTAACATTTCTGATTTTAGTGCTTATGTTTATACCTGAAGAATATGGTGTTTCTGATTCCATAGCCGTAGATGTCTGACCTGAAAAAGTTAAAAGCAATTGTATCTCTACCTTCTACCACAAAGAGGGTAAAAAAGCAACATAGACCATAAGATTATACTACAGTGACATTTTAGTGCTTATGTTTATACCTGAAGAATTGCAGCTTACTGCCCAAAACTATCCTAGCAAAACTAATTATTTTtatctaagaaaaaaaaaagaaaaatacagaagTAAAAACGTCAAAGGAAGTGAACATTACCGAGCACTCCATGTGTGATGAGCACACTGCTAAGAAACAAGAGGGTCCACATGATGAATCTATTCACCTTCCAGTCTGCTTCAGGTGCTGGAGTCTGCAGCTTTTATGCTCTGTGCTCACCTTGTTATAGCACCTATAAAGTTCCTGACATTACCAAATATGTGAGTATATGTGATATATTACTCAGCATGTGAAACACACACTTGGTTAAATATAATAAACTGTGATTATCCACCTCAAGCTTCAGGATGTGTTTTAAGATATTTGTTTAGCTAAACTTTTTTTAGGAAAGCTGCAACTGCTGATAACAAAGTACTAAAGAAATGATAGTGGCTGAGCACTGACACGACTATTGCTGCATCAAGTCCACACGTCTCAACTAAAAACTGAACTAATACTGTATTTTTAAGCTAATATAAAAACTAGATTAGAATGTCAGTTTCTGTGTTCAACAGCTGTTTATTGTGCCCAGAAAATATCCAAGTTAACCCTTCCAAAATATACAAATGCTTCACCTGCAAAACGACTAGAATCTTGCTTAATTATGTTCAAATAGATTTCAAATCACTTGAAGGCAGGCACATCCGTCTACAAAGCTTTTGATTAACTATTCTGCCCTGTTTTGATTAGTGtcaatacatatatatatatatatatatatatatatatatatatatatatatatataaatgtaaacATATAAGACGTAGGTTCTTTGCATTGAGGCAACTTTGAGGCCCAAAACTTAAACATTGAATGATCTTTTGATGATGACTCATATCTGTAtgtcaattatttttttctttttatatgatAGCATTGCTTTATAAATACAATACTGTACGCTATGAGTGAAGTAGAAAATCCTTAATACATGATGACTGAGAGGAATAGAGCTGCTCGTGAAAAGACATGTTTCCAAAGTACTTTGTTTCAAACTCTCCAAGGAGCCGTTAGCAAAGTTAAACTAAATCACAATGAAGAGTGTAATAACAGTCAGATTGAATATTAATCTGTTTTGATGTGATGTTTTATACAGAGTGCAAAAGGGAATGGAAGTTTCACTCTTCTTTGTTGACTCTTCCCTTCCAGTGAACGGTTATCATTATTACGGGAACAATGTTTGTCAAAGATAAAACCAGGACTGTAAATACTAAACATAATAATATTTCCTATTCGTTGTGAGAAAATCTGGTGTACCCTGCCCTGTTGACTCAGGTGTGCGTTTGAAGGATTGCCACCTTAATTAGTAAATATAATTTTTCATTGCTTGCTGGAGAACTAGTTAAACATTTGACAGGTGTTTGCTCTTTTCCCAAGAccatttacatttcttttttttttctacccaaTCAGAAAGTTTCCAGAAAATAAATTTGCTGTCATTCAGATGTTTGCAGAGATGGATGAGTGAGGGTGACACGTCTGCCCACTTCAAcagcactgcttttttttttttatgttcaccTGTCAGGAAGTTAAATATCCACTGACGCAGCACAGAGATAAGCCAGTACTATCTTGAATGTGTGGTCCCTCTTCCACTCAGGTTTGTTGATGGCAGACTATACCTACCTGAAGAAATGGAAGCACAGGCATCACTGCCCCATGTTTATTAGCACGGTCATTTATATATTGTTTATGCAGAAGAATCCACTGAGCATGACCTCAGGTTGATGTTATACTGATTTGCCCATACCATTCACATGTCATTTTATCACAATATTGGGGTAATAGTAAGGAACCCTATTTTTAACATTCTTTACTCAAaagtctttatttttgtgacataatttgttgtttttatcgtGCGTTCTGTATTTCAATGAGCATTATTGTAAATATACAATAAATATCACATTTACAGTGATTATATGGAGAGATTGGTGATAATAGTAACAGGCCATTGTTGACTCTTTGTTCTTGTGAAATTGGACCAATGCCGAGTTTGACTTCTTCACTTGATCTTTGTTTGAGCCACATGGCAAGCAAAATTAAAAAGAACATGCGTAATTAACTCAGTTCATTACCCTCCCCTTAAACAAATAAACATCTCCATGATATTGTGACGTTTCAGTGAGTCAGTTGTCAAACAAATACAAACCAAGTCGTCCTTCTCCAtcttgcttcactgttgtggaagatgaACTCATCTTTGCCTCCcccgtttttttttctccctgtcaGGCCAATTAATCTATAACGTTAACTCTTCAGTACAAAGCCGGCTGTGAGTCATGACAGCAGAGCCCCTCACTCAATGCTACTTTGGTTAATCTGTAACCAGAAAACAAGCACCGCTGCTGACCACTCGGGTTTAAGTAAGGGATCAGAGAAGTCAGGACCTCATTCTGAACCTCATTCAGCAGCTGCACACACTCAAGGTAAGAACAAATTTTGACTTTGTCTCAGATGAGGGTACATTTTTGAATGTCCATAACTAGAAGAACAAATGTATTAGAATTTTCAAAACTAGAAATGAAATTGTTCCATTTCATTAACTTTGTGATTAAGTTTAGTTTGAGGGTTGTCTAATTGTAAAAATGTGCAATACAGTTCATTTCTCCCTTTACATTTTTAACCAGATCATATAAAAATTTGAAAAACCTGGACCTGAACAGAAATGATCAATAATCACGAGGCAGCCATCTATTATCATCACAGAATCCTCGTGTACACATGCTTTGGTTGTGTTTAAGAACATTCGTCCACTGGTTTTATTGATTAGGGACCAAGGCCATGTCCTGTGGTGCATGTCCAAATAGGGGAAAATCTATTGTTTGCTTACCGCCTCTCTAGAGTGAGAGTTCATCAGTCCACATGTCTCCATGTTCAAGTCAAGGGATAAAGTCCTGTTTTTCTACTCAATAAACTTACTCCCCTTCACAGATATGTAGATCAACCCATCAAAATATTAGAGAAAGATAAATAATTCCAGTTAAATGGCCTGAAATGATCCATCGTGATCAATCTGAAAAGGTATTGTTTTGATTATGAATTTTAAATGCATGTGAGATTGCCTAATTCAACTTATGTTAATCAATTTATCCTACACATGTGGTCATTTGAAGGGTTTTAACATCATGAGTATGTTAATGTATTTGAGTGCACTCTGTGTTCCCAGTCTTACAGCTGCTTCAACAGGATTTGGGTAAACAACATTTATAAGAAACAGCCATTTGAATTTAACCAGTCAACACATAGAAGGACACACATCCATATTATCTTTGCGACCTCTCTTGTTAGGGATAATGCCTGCTCTCATTCCCCGACCGGCTggagagaaaacacacaaagattAATCAATCAGTGACTGACATGCATTTCTAAGGTGGGTGCTCATGACAACCAATCCTGTCAGAGACCCAAAACCAGTTTCAGCCATATTTGTGACAAAAGCTGTGCTTCTAATCCTGTAAAATTGATAGAAAACGTCAAACTCATTGCTCCCCAAGATACAACAGGTTGTTTATAGGCTGACACACTAACtccactgaaaataaaaatatttgcgTGTACTCTTCTCCTTCACCAGAGGAAATCACCTAAATCATCTaaacaaatcaaaagaaaaatgaggaaACTACAGTCACCTCTTCTGGTCTTCCTGCTGTGTTGCTGCCTCTCGGGATGCCAAGCCAACCGAGTCTACGTTCACCCTTTCTATCTATTTGCTGGAGAGAATGTCAGCTGTGAGACCCTACAAAGCCAGACTGTTAAATCTCTAGAAACAATTCCTGTGGTCCCCCTTGATATTGAAGTCTTGACACCAGACACCAGGGACGTGTCAAAACTGGATGCTCAGAAGCAGAATATCACAGCGAGGACGGCGGTCCTGGCAGAGCTGATGAACTCTTTGGGCCTGAGAATGTATCAGGCTCTCAGCAGCAAGCAAAACAGCACCAACATCCTCCTCTCTCCAGTCAATGCATATGGGTCGCTTGTCACCTTCTACCTAGGAGCCTCCAAGAAGACGGCAAGCACTTTCCAGGtgcctgtttttaatgtactgttaTAAGATCTGTCTATACAGTGTAGATCGTTTTTAAGAGGTTTTCTGTTGTTCTGCTGaccatctgtttttcttccagGTTCTCCTTGGCCTGAGTAGTGGCACTGACAGAGAGGACTGTGTGTCCTTAGTGGATGGACACAAAGTTCTCAGCACCCTGCAGGGAATTAACTCTCTGGTGGATGATGGACATAAAGACGAAATCACTACCCAGGTCTGGGCCTTTGCTCGCAAGGATGCTCAACTATCTGGGGACTTTATTAAAGGCACGCAGGACTTCTCAGACACATCCTTTATCCGAGGCGTGGACTTCTCCATACCTCAGGAGGCAGAGACGCTGGTGAACAGCTTTGTGGAGAAGACTTCAAATGGGAAGGTGAAGAACATCTTCAAAGATTTGAACCCGAGCAGCGATCTTCTGTTTATCTCCTCTTTCAACTTCCAAGGTCTGTCTGTGTTGGTTTATATTACAGAATATTCTCATTTGATTATAGTTTAATGGAAAAACTAGCTTTGAATCCCATTAACTACTGCAGCACCCTTCAGTACCTGATTTTGTTCTTTGGCCATGTCTTTTAAGGCAACTGGATGACAGCTTTCCAACCGGAGAAGACCTCCCTGCAGGAGTTTCACGTGGATGAAACAACAGCAGTAATGGCTCCATTTATGACTCACACAGGTCCCTACCACTACCTGAATGATAAGGTAAATATAAGTTCAGAAGATTTGTgggttcatttttatatttttgttcaTTGCAGTAATAAAATAAGGAGCTACTGGAATGATAAGCAAGGGGGTTGAACTCATCTGTGTTATTCTCGTTTTGTGATTTTAAAGGTAAGGGGGTGCACTGTTGTGAAGCTGTTTCTCAGCAAACGGTCCTACATGTTGCTGGTCCTGCCTCATGAAGGCGTCAACCTCCCTGACATAGAGTCTAAGCTGCTATCTGATGTAATGTCAGGCTGGCACCAAAACCTTCAAGAGGGGTTAGTATTATGCTGCCTCTATCACAAAAAATTCTACAGAATCTTTTGCCTTTTATAATCCCATAGTAAACTTAAAAACGTTTTGTACCtgcttcaggttaataaactatAGTTCATGTGCACAAGTCAATCATATGATAAATGTAATGCAATTATTCTATAAAGATTTTTAGAGGAAAACAAGTCCTGTTTCAGTTTTAAAACTgaattgtaaaataaataaatctgttttcttttccagtCTGTTGGAGCTTTCACTCCCTAAGTTCTCCATGTCATCTGCGACTGACCTACGTGATCTGCTGACATACATGAACCCAGAGATCGAGGCTAAGCTGATGGGCTCCGAGGCCAACTTCGGCCAGCTCAGCAACATCAAACCCTTCACCATAAACAAGGTAAACCAGTGCAGCCATCATCTTGTCATTAtatgttgtttttgttaaaccacttgctgttttttttaattaatagtTCTTTCTCCTATCTCAGGCCATCAGCAAGGTTCTGTTTGAGATGTCTGAGGAGGGAACAGAACTTCAGGAcaagaagcaggaagcaggcATCCCTCTTACATTATCAATCGACAGGCCATTCTTCTTCTCAGTCATGGAAGGATATTATAACTCTATCCTCATGCTTGGCAAGATCACCAACCCCACAGTCTAAAGGTGGACAGTTTTTTGAATATAAACAAAAACCGTGGACATGAAAAATGTCCACTGTGTCAGACGAAGCACAAACTTGTTGaacaaagatctgacaacatTTGATaggtttacttttttttttcacgaccAAACCGATTTCCCAACAAGCTTAAGAGTCACTGGGGATCCTGTGTCAGTATTTATGAAAGCATGTTACTGTAGGCTAGCTTTTTCAGTCAGCTTCTTAAAATCTTAATTGGTTCATCTTTTCTGTGAAATGTATTTTGGCAGAGTTCTGTACAGTATTTTGCATTACAATAGGTACAGTAACCCTTTTTGTGTATTTCGAATAGCATTCGTCTTGTATATTGTAACTGAGAgtctatttttgttttgtgattGCCGAAATAAAACCCTCATTTCCAAATATAGCTCAACTgtatctgtttttttcctcaagACCGTAGACAAATTCCTGACAATTTCAATGTTTCAACTGTCAACATCTAAACAGGTTAGGTGGGAGAGGTGGGAAATGTTGGGAGTGAAAAGGAAATGCCCTCTGGGCCATTTTAGACATTCAGTGCTCACAGTGTGGATGTTTTGATGAGATTCAGAATTAAATTCCTATTTGGTCTATTCAGTTTGAACCAACCAAAGGAGAACATTTAGATTTCTCAATGAAATAATTACCATAAATAACACTGTCCATACCGTAAAAATATAAATCATGTAAGAAATGATTGTGTAACCTTCTCTACCTATTAGAATGAATAAGAAGCCTAACTTAAAATACAGAAATGTTCATTCACTcagcaaaaatacattttatcatatACTGAATATTGACTTTCATAAAAGTATTTTCTTTAACATGTCTAAATCTATATCTACAGTCTCATGATGGCTGAGAGAAAAGATGGTCACTGATCTGGCAAAAATGTATCGTATATTACATATTATTCATGAAGCATTCACCTAAGACCTGAAAGAAAAAGTCATTTATAAAACACTCACTCTAAAATTTCCAAAATCCTTTAGTTTATTTCCAAGTTAATTATGCTAAACGTATCATTTTATACAACTTTGATTTGAGCATATATGTGTTATACGATTTATCTGAGATTAAGCAgcagaaattagacaaatatccTCTGACCGATAGTCTTACATAACACATAACATTTGAGCCTCTTGGTGTGCAACATTCTGGCCCAACCTATGATAAGCACAAGTTTGCACAGAGCAGTGTGTCTGACCATGCAGTAGTACATCATACCACTGTACCATGCAGTCCCTTATATCCATAATAGCCAACACCAGAGACAGATActttttctctgaaatgtttgtGCACTGCAGCTCTGAAGATTGCATAATGAATTCAGTGGTGTCAGTGCTTTTCCTTCCTCATAGTCTGATGATCATGAGCTGTTACAAGACAACAATTTCTTCCTCCACCAAGACaaatgtttgtttctttccccaAGTCTTCAGAAATTGTTAAGAGGAGTGCAGCATGTTCAAGGGTGTTAAGTCACTGTGGAGTTTTCACTGGTTCTGTGCAGCAAGCTCTCGGGCCTCTTTCACAAGCTCCATCAGAGTGGAGAACATGGAGATTTCGTTTGGCTGAAGACCCATTTTCAGGATCTGAAACATACAACAGCAAAGAATGACCTCACAGAAGTTTGTATCACAATTTTCAGTTTGCAGTCTCCAACTACAGCCATATTTGCTTATAGAGTTTGGGCTATTTGGTAGTCATGAACCTCGTTTGACATGCGTCTCCACGCATGTCTGCTTGTGAACTCAAATGGCTCGTACCTGTTCGCCCAAGTATTCCACATCCAGTGCCAGCTGAAGACGAATCTTGCCGTCATCTGTAGGTCCACCATTTGCTCCAGCTGAGGTAGTTGTGGTTGCACCCTTTCTGGCTTGTTTCAAACGCTTCAAACTCTCCTCCATCTTTCTCACGGAGCTCAGCACCTCTGAGATGGTCTCGTAGTACCTGAGCACAAGGTGGAACAGATAGGTGGGAAGCCACAGCTGGACACACCTTTTAACAATTTTCATGGAAAAAATACAGAAGAAATATTTTCTCTTGTATATCAAATGGAACATTCTAGGCACAGGATAGCCTTTTAAAGTCCCCATTACTGGCACTGTATTTGGGTCTATTTATGTTTATCAGTGCGTATATTAAACTTACCTCTGTGTGCATTCAGAGAGTGCAACTCGCAGCCACTCCTGTGCTGTATGGGGGGTGACCAGCCCTGTGGAGTCAGTCAGCAGCTGATGTAATGGTCGTAACGCGTTGTCCATGTATGCTGATGCACGCACCGGCAGATCCTTCACAGTGAGGAAGTCAAATGTTACATTTGAAAAGTTAAATCAATTTCTTCCCAAAAAAATGGAATATGGGTTTCATCTCATTACTTTCTTCTTCTTGAGGATGAGAGgcagtttaaaacaaaaaataaataaataaaatgtcaaCACTGTCCAAGTATTCGTGGAGTAGAT
This window harbors:
- the agt gene encoding angiotensinogen, with the protein product MRKLQSPLLVFLLCCCLSGCQANRVYVHPFYLFAGENVSCETLQSQTVKSLETIPVVPLDIEVLTPDTRDVSKLDAQKQNITARTAVLAELMNSLGLRMYQALSSKQNSTNILLSPVNAYGSLVTFYLGASKKTASTFQVLLGLSSGTDREDCVSLVDGHKVLSTLQGINSLVDDGHKDEITTQVWAFARKDAQLSGDFIKGTQDFSDTSFIRGVDFSIPQEAETLVNSFVEKTSNGKVKNIFKDLNPSSDLLFISSFNFQGNWMTAFQPEKTSLQEFHVDETTAVMAPFMTHTGPYHYLNDKVRGCTVVKLFLSKRSYMLLVLPHEGVNLPDIESKLLSDVMSGWHQNLQEGLLELSLPKFSMSSATDLRDLLTYMNPEIEAKLMGSEANFGQLSNIKPFTINKAISKVLFEMSEEGTELQDKKQEAGIPLTLSIDRPFFFSVMEGYYNSILMLGKITNPTV